In Kazachstania africana CBS 2517 chromosome 4, complete genome, the following are encoded in one genomic region:
- the RPS7B gene encoding 40S ribosomal protein eS7 (similar to Saccharomyces cerevisiae RPS7B (YNL096C) and RPS7A (YOR096W); ancestral locus Anc_2.188) → MSTHAKILSQAPTELELQVAQAFTELENSSADLKAELRPLQFRSIREIDVAGGKKALTIFVPVPSLAAYHKVQAKLTRELEKKFPDRHVIFLAERRILPKPARNTRQGQKRPRSRTLTAVHDKILEDMVFPTEIVGKRVRYLVGGNKIQKVLLDSKDIQQVDYKLESFQAVYSKLTGKQIVFEIPSETH, encoded by the exons ATGTCTACCCACGCTAAGATTTTATCTCAGGCTCCAACTGAATTAGAATTACAAGTTGCCCAAGCTTTCACTGAGTTAGAAAACTCTTCTGCCGACTTAAAGGCTGAATTAAGACCATTGCAATTCAGATCCATCAGAGAA aTCGATGTTGCCGGTGGTAAGAAAGCCTTAACTATTTTTGTCCCTGTCCCATCCTTAGCTGCCTACCACAAGGTTCAAGCCAAGCTAACTCgtgaattagaaaagaaattccCTGACAGACACGTTATTTTCTTAGctgaaagaagaatcttACCAAAGCCAGCTAGAAACACCAGACAAGGTCAAAAGAGACCAAGATCTAGAACCTTAACTGCCGTTCACGACAAAATCTTAGAAGATATGGTTTTCCCAACTGAAATTGTCGGTAAGAGAGTTAGATACTTAGTCGGCGGTAACAAAATCCAAAAGGTTTTATTAGACTCCAAGGACATCCAACAAGTTGACTACAAATTAGAATCTTTCCAAGCAGTTTACTCCAAGTTAACTGGTAAGCAAATTGTTTTCGAAATTCCATCTGAAACTCACTAA
- the DAD2 gene encoding Dad2p (similar to Saccharomyces cerevisiae DAD2 (YKR083C); ancestral locus Anc_5.676): MADLREQLLSKERELAALKKIAALTDTMKLQLNELSDEVKQIEGNAQRVNDVMSIWNSVTRSISEASLGLLRYVEKDYEVGIWDDDNVDGDISKTNSSNDEAMDKSSEEIRQQKEIPLPETLVRVPINEEKHDI, encoded by the coding sequence ATGGCAGATTTAAGAGAACAGTTACTATCTAAGGAGAGAGAGTTGGCTGCTCTTAAAAAGATAGCGGCGTTAACAGATACAATGAAGTTACAGCTAAATGAATTAAGTGATGAGGTGAAGCAAATAGAAGGCAATGCACAAAGGGTAAATGATGTAATGTCGATATGGAATTCGGTAACTAGGTCCATATCTGAAGCAAGTTTGGGTTTATTAAGGTACGTGGAGAAGGATTATGAGGTTGGTATTTGGGATGACGATAATGTGGATGGCGATATCAGTAAAACTAATAGCAGTAATGACGAAGCAATGGATAAGAGCAGTGAAGAAATAAGACAGCAAAAGGAAATTCCCTTACCAGAAACGCTGGTCAGAGTCCCAATAAATGAAGAGAAACACGATATATAA
- the APP1 gene encoding phosphatidate phosphatase APP1 (similar to Saccharomyces cerevisiae APP1 (YNL094W); ancestral locus Anc_2.193), whose amino-acid sequence MSDDQPPIGRKQKFMNLMKTTRDVYIPNIRSTISQKTAEGFRAATTPSEGRVLSHQYPLDMNIRIYPTYTTNLKPNLFETIVRFNVSVPANLNTRKNRLILSLCKQYLRTNEVDDETIEQHFDEAPLDTDTESTSSSRFTSGSKLNLAESVNSTDNNVFQRENTSKKELSVLRERVTDFLSRSVPGVATIIDVSSPDNPEEDKTFFETTDETGNVTVRLQTNYAPSSIRVTLDTPPSYPSLISKAYACNLVNPDGIGLISDIDDTIKHTGITGDKRSMFRNVFVNSAETWVIDKIPLWYNALRNAADASFFYVSNSPIQTFPVLNKYIMDTLPQGPLFLKQYSGSFWSSIMTSSANRKLDTITNILEDFPQKKFILVGDSGEQDFEAYIGTALRYPDQIIGIYIRCCKNSMSDMGLREQEVQKELNNIITRDYSKPLSSTPSSTNISPRKRPPPPPVPRKTFQLSSDQLSEIDRSRSSPAHSSDTIINDGMIETPPRLPLRKPSSSQFSNPGSSIQTVPSTLSDYDTTDLYFDRKAETWRGRVSQGIRDLIEIQKFDMGLLFFNDPEQCLEDSMARIRSLQKDNS is encoded by the coding sequence ATGTCTGATGATCAACCACCGATAGGAaggaaacaaaaatttatgaatttgatgaaaacaACCAGAGATGTTTATATTCCAAATATAAGATCTACTATATCTCAAAAGACAGCAGAAGGATTCAGGGCCGCAACAACCCCGAGTGAGGGCAGAGTTTTATCCCATCAATATCCGCTCGATATGAACATTAGGATATATCCTACATATACCACCAACCTGAAACctaatttatttgaaacaattgTACGTTTTAACGTAAGCGTTCCTGCAAATTTAAATACAAGGAAAAATAGGCTGATACTGTCATTATGCAAACAGTATCTTAGAACCAACGAGGTAGATGATGAGACGATTGAGCAACATTTTGATGAGGCCCCTTTGGATACTGATACAGAATCTACTTCAAGTAGTAGATTTACCTCTGGAAGCAAACTGAACCTGGCAGAGTCTGTCAATAGTACTGACAACAACGTTTTTCAAAGAGAGAACACTTCCAAAAAAGAGCTTTCCGTTTTGAGGGAAAGGGTGACAGATTTCCTATCTAGATCTGTTCCTGGTGTTGCTACTATCATCGATGTTTCCTCTCCTGATAATCCAGAAGAGGACAAAACGTTCTTTGAGACAACAGATGAGACAGGAAATGTCACTGTTAGGCTCCAAACAAATTACGCACCAAGTTCCATTCGTGTGACGTTAGATACACCTCCTAGTTATCCGTctttaatatcaaaagCTTATGCTTGTAATTTAGTAAATCCTGATGGTATCGGCTTGATTAGTGACATTGACGACACAATAAAACACACTGGAATAACTGGCGACAAGAGATCAATGTTCAGAAACGTTTTTGTAAATAGTGCTGAGACCTGGGTTATTGATAAGATTCCTCTATGGTATAATGCTCTTAGAAATGCAGCTGatgcttcttttttctatGTCTCCAACTCTCCCATCCAGACTTTCCCAGTATTGAACAAATATATCATGGACACTTTGCCCCAGGGTCCACTTTTTCTCAAACAATATTCGGGAAGTTTTTGGTCCAGTATCATGACTTCAAGCGCAAACAGAAAGCTGGACACTATCACCAACATACTCGAAGATTTCCCTCAGAAAAAGTTTATTCTGGTGGGAGATTCTGGAGaacaagattttgaagcCTACATTGGAACAGCATTAAGATATCCTGACCAGATTATAGGAATATATATTCGGTGCTGCAAAAATTCCATGAGTGACATGGGCTTACGCGAACAAGAAGTTCAAAAGGagttaaataatataattaCAAGGGATTACAGTAAACCACTAAGTTCCACTCcatcttcaacaaatatATCACCACGTAAAAGACCACCACCACCGCCAGTTCCAAGGAAAACTTTTCAGTTATCATCAGATCAGTTGAGTGAAATTGACAGGTCACGCTCAAGCCCGGCTCATAGTAGTGACACTATTATAAATGATGGGATGATCGAAACTCCACCACGCTTGCCTTTACGGAAACCATCGTCTAGCCAATTCAGTAATCCCGGGTCTTCAATTCAAACAGTTCCATCAACCTTGAGTGACTACGATACAActgatttatattttgacaGGAAAGCTGAAACATGGAGAGGCAGGGTATCACAAGGAATTCGAGATTTGATAGAAATACAAAAATTCGATATGGGATTGttgtttttcaatgatcCTGAACAATGTCTGGAGGATAGCATGGCGAGAATACGAAGTCTTCAGAAAGACAATTCATAA
- the SMU2 gene encoding Smu2p (similar to Saccharomyces cerevisiae YIL161W; ancestral locus Anc_5.719): protein MTEQDSHELPAKSIRGKPGNQSQNNLRIDENDNLTTKKESSKRSTKESNIQRGKPKDKIRKNSSSVRTGSKTNNEEDPELIKRDGRTKNGSSVRRRRRPNKTNTEGKVTSSQTQKEDFKKAPGGGEKKKAKTRTANAQVRNTQYNNFSIDPQANLLMKEREDQINLCIHKLGPSAFKLFRKGRYVTSYGFIPKRSKSTIVQKIGTFLINIPLNYPATPIKLASNRNEDPESIESLEQNQIIKNFNNKARELNTENYSLISQLNYLINEIDRLANKDFLSSDKRKNEFYTSFLTN from the coding sequence ATGACAGAGCAGGACTCTCATGAGCTTCCTGCCAAATCTATAAGGGGCAAACCAGGAAATCAAAGCCAAAACAATCTGCGGATTGATGAAAACGACAACTTAActacaaagaaagaaagtaGTAAGAGAAGCACCAAGGAgtcaaatattcaaaggGGAAAGCCGAAGGATAAAATTAGGAAGAATTCTTCAAGCGTTAGGACTGGATCTAAGACGAACAATGAAGAGGATCCTGAATTAATAAAGAGGGATGGCAGGACTAAGAATGGCTCATCGGtaagaagaaggagaagGCCGAACAAAACTAATACTGAAGGTAAAGTTACATCTTCACAGACCCAGAAAGAGGATTTTAAGAAGGCACCAGGAGGTGgagagaagaagaaggcaAAAACCCGTACTGCAAATGCTCAAGTAAGAAATActcaatataataatttctcCATAGATCCACAGGCCAACTTGCTCATGAAGGAAAGGGAGGATCAAATTAATCTTTGTATTCATAAGCTAGGTCCAAGTGCCTTCAAGCTTTTCAGAAAAGGTCGTTATGTCACTTCCTATGGTTTTATACCGAAGCGGAGCAAGTCGACAATAGTCCAAAAAATCGGGACTTTTCTGATTAATATACCGCTTAATTATCCTGCTACACCAATAAAACTAGCTAGTAATCGGAATGAAGATCCTGAATCAATAGAATCCCTTGagcaaaatcaaataataaaaaatttcaacaataaAGCACGTGAATTGAACACTGAAAACTATTCACTCATATCACAACTCAATTATCTTATAAATGAGATAGATCGTTTGGCGAACAaagattttctttcctCAGATAAACGGAAGAATGAATTCTATACAAGTTTTTTAACAAATTAG
- the BNR1 gene encoding formin BNR1 (similar to Saccharomyces cerevisiae BNR1 (YIL159W); ancestral locus Anc_5.717), producing MPDSSKPSNAWITPHNYQKRSVSLEEATNPNLLLSRSTDDLISTGLSLAGIGLKKNEGPLKRTRYSFKMKSKNRSESDISGPESTVLNSKFNIMSMPDEKTVNMLFSEMLEDGTFFWGSAQGNLQKVSSKRKWELICKIKSVPDTTDNEKEKKESKFFSNLDNFPIKDPDISRSLYQIEKVLRQSQMCDKFVKENHIQMLLDIIPSISSSFQYVYLQCFKTLLNNAEARAQIIKSNTVLQYFIDLMINEGTSLRTKLQSSQLLLLLTYVDAEMGYKVIWSNLEKKLQLWLNDLNEIILNPDSIIKEEKSAQFYIQLLRPKQLITEYLSSCMFLINSIIEGFPLQNEKYSVLEKLKDVELPKLFFELSALDSKVIQEQIYRYKKNDENIRLKIINENPLSIPDISYGATLMLLIEKSKSTPLEEPIGALLDSVLKILDTRTYSESIKLFASVSSLLTYLVDKLDSTISSAENANSLKPVLQDSIERLIDNLESDEVARRAMKELRESETVIKDLNTEIHNLKREKNSSKEDILEQLEEVSTILDEKETEIENLTLNVNKLEELLREEKKKNQHFIAHQQFNEPTKSKFSLFNNLGGSTANQRTLKRANSTSIFKSKRVASLSSYLQKASETELSNGPTDDTSSISMSPTGDFLPLRTIPPKDISLMNKKGIKLIESSPRSITTIGEPEFLKKMDTPLNSTLPENLKSKALHLDFAGDSSLSLRSTLPSSPSQPHSTKIDTPTTPLASSKDVPVAPPPPAFLQSTTKSISPTLLVPTPPPPPPPPPLFLTINQNTTSKSSKETSLTAVSPVANSNDPQIPMPPPPPPLPMTFNAASNNLITEPNVEIVKSEEIRLKQIHWEKVEDIESTLWHDSARREETAKELKLDGIFDQVMDTFQVKNIKMKKRDTTTASKKQNGTLLPRNLAQQFGINLHMFSSLGTDEFVEKVLECNSDIVSNVSVLEFFNKEELTSIPTSLIQKFTPYAENIKSKFELERADRIFFELCFQLHSYWRERSNCLLILNTYEKDYYDLMYKLKKVDDGIQRLLSSSKFRDFLYIIIEIGNYMNKKTVNGIRIGSLNKLVFVKSSLDNNVSFLHFIEKIIRVKYPDIYSFINELRIIQDLGKLSIDQLEYDSQEFCSKINKMSNDLEKGKLSKADRIDPRDQLLKKTKYKVLRAKSKSELMRHQLKLLGHDYAKIMRYFGEDASDRDSKNAFFTNIFEFIQVFKKCSKENIEKEEMERVYEQRQKMFDMRKKEEEEQTQEKEQNDENRSIVDALIMQLRVVEKPNEPLRDRRKTKITGNSHTNNTNEQLLERTQAMLQDIQNI from the coding sequence ATGCCCGATTCATCGAAACCATCAAATGCCTGGATCACGCCACACAACTACCAAAAACGCTCAGTTTCTTTAGAAGAAGCTACCAATCCAAATCTATTACTATCACGTTCCACAGATGACTTAATCAGTACAGGTTTATCTCTTGCAGGTATTggtttaaagaaaaatgaaggtCCACTCAAAAGGACGCGGtattcattcaaaatgaagTCCAAAAATCGTTCAGAAAGTGATATCTCAGGTCCTGAAAGTACCGTACTCAATTCTAAGTTTAATATTATGTCAATGCCAGACGAGAAAACTGTTAATATGCTTTTCAGTGAAATGCTAGAGGATGGGACCTTCTTTTGGGGTTCTGCTCAGGGAAACCTTCAAAAGGTATCCAGTAAAAGAAAGTGGGAATTAATATGTAAGATAAAATCAGTACCAGATACCacagataatgaaaaggaGAAAAAGGAATCTAagtttttttcaaacttggataattttccaataaaagATCCTGATATTTCTAGATCATTATATCAGATAGAAAAGGTACTAAGGCAATCTCAAATGTGTGATAAATTTGTGAAAGAAAACCATATCCAAATGCTTTTGGATATCATACCTTCAATCAGCAGTTCTTTCCAGTACGTGTACCTCCAATGTTTCAAAACTCTACTGAACAACGCCGAAGCTCGAGCTCAAATAATCAAATCCAATACTGTACTTCAATActttattgatttgatgATTAACGAAGGTACCTCGCTAAGAACAAAATTGCAATCAAGCCAGCTGTTATTATTGCTGACTTACGTAGATGCAGAAATGGGATACAAAGTTATATGGAGCAATCTCGAGAAGAAACTACAATTGTGGCTCAATGATCTTAACGAGATCATTCTCAATCCTGATTCAATCATAAAAGAGGAGAAATCAGCCCAGTTTTACATTCAGTTATTGAGGCCAAAACAGCTAATAACAGAGTATTTATCATCATGCATGTTtctgataaattcaatcaTTGAAGGGTTCCCattacaaaatgaaaaatactCTGTTCtcgaaaaattaaaagatgtAGAGTTACCTAAACTATTTTTTGAACTAAGTGCTTTAGACTCTAAGGTTAttcaagaacaaatatatCGTTACAAGAAAAACGACGAGAATATTCGactaaaaataataaatgaaaatccATTATCTATACCTGATATCTCTTATGGGGCGACGCTTATGCTTTTGATAGAAAAATCGAAGTCTACTCCTCTGGAAGAACCAATCGGTGCATTACTAGATTCTGTTTTAAAGATATTAGATACACGAACATACTCGGAGTCAATTAAGTTATTTGCCTCAGTAAGTTCACTCTTGACTTACCTGGTGGATAAGCTTGATTCTACTATCAGCTCTGCAGAAAATGCTAATTCGTTGAAGCCCGTATTACAGgattcaattgaaagattaatAGATAATTTGGAATCTGATGAGGTTGCAAGAAGAGCCATGAAGGAATTAAGAGAATCAGAAACTGTTATAAAAGATCTTAACACAGAAATccataatttgaaaagggAAAAGAATTCCAGTAAAGAAGACATTTTAGAGCAACTAGAAGAAGTCAGTACAATTCTAGATGAGAAAGAGacagaaattgaaaacCTAACATTGAATGTAAATAAGCTCGAAGAGCTGTtgagagaagaaaagaagaaaaatcaacATTTTATTGCACACCAGCAATTCAATGAGCCAACTaagtcaaaattttcactttttAATAACCTTGGAGGCTCGACTGCCAATCAAAGAACTTTAAAAAGAGCCAATTCtacatcaatttttaaaagcAAAAGAGTTGCATCTCTATCATCATATCTTCAGAAAGCATCTGAAACGGAATTATCTAACGGTCCCACGGATGATACAAGCAGTATTTCTATGTCTCCTACAGGGGACTTCCTTCCTCTGAGGACAATTCCACcaaaagatatttcattaatgaatAAAAAGGGTatcaaattaattgaatCATCACCTAGATCGATAACCACCATTGGTGAGcctgaatttttgaaaaaaatggacACACCATTAAATTCTACCTTGccagaaaatttaaaatcaaaagcGCTACATTTGGATTTCGCTGGAGACTCTTCGTTATCTTTGAGAAGCACACTACCATCTTCCCCATCTCAACCTCATTCTACTAAGATCGATACTCCAACAACACCTCTAGCTTCTTCAAAGGATGTACCAGTAGCTCCACCACCACCAGCATTTTTACAGAGTACTACGAAAAGCATTTCACCAACCTTATTAGTTCCTACTCCTCCTCCtccaccaccaccaccaccttTATTTTTGACAATTAATCAGAACACGACATCCAAAAGTTCAAAGGAAACATCTCTTACGGCCGTATCCCCTGTTGCTAATTCAAATGATCCTCAAATTCCAATGCCTCCGCCACCACCTCCACTTCCAATGACTTTCAATGCGGCTTCTAACAATCTAATTACAGAGCCTAATGTTGAAATAGTAAAAAGTGAGGAAATAAGACTGAAACAGATTCATTGGGAGAAAGTTGAGGACATCGAGTCAACTTTATGGCATGATTCTGCACGCCGTGAAGAAACGGCTAAAGAGTTGAAGTTAGATGGAATCTTTGACCAAGTCATGGACACTTTCCAAgttaaaaatataaaaatgaagaagcGTGATACTACAACGGCCAGtaaaaaacaaaatggAACTCTGTTGCCACGAAATTTGGCACAACAATTTGGTATCAACCTTCATATGTTTTCGTCACTTGGTACAGATGAATTTGTCGAGAAAGTCCTGGAATGTAATAGCGATATTGTTTCCAATGTGTCCGttttagaattttttaataaagaagaattaaCATCAATTCCCACGTCTTTAATTCAGAAGTTTACACCATACGCcgaaaatatcaaatcgAAATTCGAATTAGAGAGAGCAGATAGAATATTTTTCGAATTGTGCTTCCAATTGCATTCGTACTGGCGTGAAAGGTCAAATTGCTTACTGATTTTGAACACTTATGAAAAGGACTACTATGATTTGATGTATAAGTTGAAAAAAGTCGACGATGGAATTCAGAGGTTACTTTCATCAAGTAAATTTAGAGATTTCCTCTATATTATAATAGAGATTGGTAATTATATGAATAAGAAAACTGTAAATGGTATACGAATTGGTTCATTAAATAAACTAGTTTTTGTTAAATCAAGTTTGGATAATaatgtttcatttttacaTTTTATCGAAAAGATAATCAGGGTGAAATATCCCGATATTTACTCATTTATCAACGAACTGAGAATAATACAGGACCTTGGTAAACTATCTATTGATCAACTGGAGTACGATTCTCAAGAATTCTGTTCGAAAATCAATAAGATGTCAAACGATTTAGAAAAGGGCAAGCTGTCTAAAGCTGATAGAATAGATCCAAGAGATCAACTCTTGAAAAAGACAAAATACAAGGTACTTCGTGCTAAGAGCAAAAGTGAATTAATGAGGCATCAACTAAAACTATTAGGCCATGATTATGCCAAGATAATGAGATATTTTGGTGAAGATGCAAGTGACAGAGATAGTAAGAATGCATTTTTCACCAATATCTTCGAATTCATACAAGTTTTCAAGAAGTGCTCCAAAgagaatattgaaaaggaagaaatggAGAGAGTGTATGAGCAAAGGCAAAAAATGTTTGATATGCGGAagaaagaggaagaagagcaaacacaagaaaaagagcaaaatgatgaaaacCGCAGTATAGTTGATGCTTTAATAATGCAGTTACGCGTAGTGGAAAAACCGAATGAACCTTTAAGAGATAGAAGAAAGACCAAAATTACTGGTAACAGCCACACTAATAACACCAACGAACAGTTGCTGGAAAGAACACAGGCAATGTTGCAAGATATTCAGAATATatga